The Saccharopolyspora gloriosae genome window below encodes:
- a CDS encoding MFS transporter — translation MSHSITLADYRAALRTPGATAPVLTSLLGRLPIAMIGLALMLYVQKETGSFAIAGLVSAGELVGVACGSVVQSRVIDRIGPSRPMLVMSAALALLTTAEIAAIEAGAPVAVLTVLGFALGLSQPTVAPASRALWSQLLPAGAARDAAYSYEAISMEVFFILGPGLAGLLVALPWPGTGVVAGSACMIIGSLGFAATPAARGLRPQRTGPRGGMLGAFRAPGMRTVALAALGFGVLIGFVEVGVPASAVQAGAPNAGGLLLSALSVTSVVFGVLYGMRPWPRPMHLRLPALLLGFAGLVALLAVPGSLWGLCLALLLAGCLITPQSTAHSVALDLAAPAGTETEAFGWVVTAVTLGSAVGQSVSGRLVETSGPPTAFLVAGLVGALLAGGLWLRRGTLLPTREPALATTS, via the coding sequence GTGTCCCATTCGATCACGCTGGCCGACTACCGAGCTGCGCTGCGCACACCAGGAGCCACCGCTCCCGTCCTGACCTCCCTGCTGGGGCGGCTGCCGATCGCCATGATCGGCCTGGCCTTGATGCTCTACGTGCAGAAGGAGACGGGGAGCTTCGCCATCGCCGGGCTCGTCTCGGCCGGTGAGCTGGTCGGCGTCGCGTGCGGCTCGGTCGTGCAGAGCCGGGTGATCGACCGGATCGGGCCGAGCCGCCCGATGCTGGTGATGTCCGCGGCGCTCGCGCTGCTCACCACCGCCGAGATCGCCGCCATCGAGGCGGGCGCGCCGGTCGCGGTGCTGACGGTGCTCGGGTTCGCCCTGGGCCTCAGCCAGCCGACGGTCGCGCCGGCTTCCCGCGCGTTGTGGTCGCAGCTCCTGCCCGCCGGAGCCGCCCGGGACGCCGCCTACTCGTACGAGGCGATCAGCATGGAGGTGTTCTTCATCCTCGGCCCCGGCCTGGCCGGGCTGCTGGTCGCGCTGCCGTGGCCCGGGACCGGTGTCGTCGCGGGTTCCGCCTGCATGATCATCGGCAGCCTCGGCTTCGCGGCGACGCCCGCGGCCCGCGGGCTCCGCCCGCAGCGCACCGGCCCGCGCGGCGGGATGCTCGGCGCGTTCCGCGCGCCCGGGATGCGGACGGTGGCGCTGGCCGCGCTCGGCTTCGGCGTCCTCATCGGCTTCGTCGAGGTCGGCGTGCCCGCCTCCGCGGTGCAGGCCGGGGCGCCGAACGCGGGCGGCCTGCTGCTGAGCGCGCTGTCGGTGACGTCGGTGGTGTTCGGCGTGCTGTACGGGATGCGGCCCTGGCCGCGGCCGATGCACCTGCGGTTGCCCGCGCTGCTGCTGGGCTTCGCCGGGCTCGTCGCGCTGCTGGCCGTGCCGGGGTCGCTGTGGGGGCTGTGCCTGGCGCTGCTGCTGGCCGGGTGCCTGATCACGCCGCAGTCGACGGCGCACTCGGTCGCGCTGGACCTGGCCGCGCCCGCGGGCACGGAGACGGAGGCGTTCGGCTGGGTGGTGACGGCGGTGACGCTGGGCTCGGCGGTCGGCCAGTCCGTCAGCGGCAGGCTCGTCGAGACGTCCGGACCTCCGACCGCGTTCCTCGTCGCCGGCCTGGTCGGCGCCCTGCTCGCAGGCGGCCTGTGGCTGCGGCGCGGCACGCTGCTACCCACCCGCGAACCCGCGCTGGCCACCACCTCTTGA